In Dehalococcoidia bacterium, a single window of DNA contains:
- a CDS encoding CDP-alcohol phosphatidyltransferase family protein, translating into MPSFTLVPHKVSTRFTDPIVTPLAALGVTPNMISVFGFAGNVAAGCLAAGGHLFAAGAVMLFFSALDLLDGALARKTGTVTKFGAVFDSVLDRLSEAAVLAGLLFHYSQRGGHTEEIALIYAAIVGSIMVSYVRARAEGIGLELREGLFTRAERVILLGGALLFGGQVLRIALWVLALLAHLTAAQRVFAVWQKLRDEAPAR; encoded by the coding sequence TTGCCGTCGTTCACGCTCGTCCCGCACAAGGTCTCGACGCGCTTCACTGACCCCATCGTGACGCCGCTGGCCGCGCTGGGCGTGACGCCGAACATGATCTCCGTGTTCGGTTTCGCCGGGAACGTCGCGGCGGGATGCCTCGCGGCGGGCGGACACCTGTTCGCCGCCGGCGCCGTGATGCTCTTCTTCAGCGCGCTCGACTTGCTCGATGGCGCGCTGGCACGGAAGACCGGCACGGTGACGAAATTCGGCGCCGTCTTTGACTCGGTGCTCGACCGCCTGTCCGAGGCGGCGGTGCTCGCCGGTCTGCTCTTCCACTATTCGCAGCGTGGCGGCCACACGGAGGAGATCGCGCTGATCTACGCGGCCATCGTCGGCTCGATCATGGTGAGCTACGTGCGGGCGCGCGCGGAAGGGATCGGGCTGGAGCTGCGCGAGGGGCTGTTCACGCGCGCGGAGCGCGTGATCCTGCTCGGCGGCGCGCTGCTGTTCGGCGGACAGGTGCTCCGCATTGCACTCTGGGTGCTGGCGTTGCTGGCGCACCTTACGGCGGCGCAGCGCGTCTTCGCCGTATGGCAGAAGCTGCGCGACGAGGCGCCTGCCCGATGA
- a CDS encoding class I SAM-dependent methyltransferase, whose amino-acid sequence MADDAATGATYLAYLAYQYGDAERLRVRCETHRLYSVVPDNFRGWVIEQCGVRSGMHVLDVGCGPGTYHTALIALAARVTGCDFSRGMVVEALANSRTNRYRAGLAQASAEALPFAEASFDRAMANHMLYHVPDIPLALREIRRVLRPGGRVVLATNDAGRGRLFELHERAARDCGFTPTEIASARFTLDDLPLVQSVFADAVMHRKTNAFAFPDAEPALRYYASCQIDEIEERAADGSHREPLMQRMQALIEEIVAREGELRTPKDAACFVADV is encoded by the coding sequence ATGGCGGACGACGCCGCGACAGGCGCCACGTACCTCGCGTACCTCGCGTACCAGTACGGCGACGCCGAACGGCTGCGGGTCCGCTGCGAAACGCACCGCCTGTACAGCGTCGTGCCCGATAACTTCCGCGGCTGGGTGATCGAGCAGTGCGGCGTGCGATCCGGCATGCACGTCCTCGACGTCGGTTGCGGGCCGGGCACGTACCACACGGCGCTGATCGCGCTCGCCGCGCGCGTGACGGGGTGCGACTTCTCGCGCGGCATGGTCGTCGAAGCGCTGGCGAACAGCCGGACGAATCGTTACCGCGCCGGACTGGCGCAGGCTTCGGCGGAGGCGCTGCCGTTCGCCGAGGCATCCTTCGACCGGGCGATGGCGAATCACATGCTGTACCACGTGCCCGACATTCCGCTGGCGCTGCGGGAGATCCGCCGCGTCTTGCGACCGGGCGGGCGCGTGGTGCTGGCGACGAACGACGCCGGCAGAGGACGTCTGTTCGAGCTGCACGAGCGGGCGGCGCGTGACTGCGGTTTCACGCCGACGGAGATCGCTTCGGCGCGCTTCACGCTCGATGATCTGCCGCTCGTGCAGTCCGTCTTCGCGGACGCCGTGATGCACCGCAAGACGAACGCCTTCGCGTTCCCCGACGCCGAACCGGCGCTGCGCTACTACGCGAGCTGCCAGATCGACGAGATCGAGGAGCGTGCGGCCGACGGATCGCATCGCGAGCCGCTGATGCAGCGCATGCAGGCGTTGATCGAGGAGATCGTCGCGCGCGAGGGCGAGCTTCGCACGCCGAAAGATGCCGCCTGTTTCGTGGCGGATGTGTGA
- a CDS encoding peptidase MA family metallohydrolase has product MRRSVLALLAILVALSMQAPFATQTRAQEGVNIISDAARNDFPTGVTFTLSFTAASQPEEVRLSYELAPDGTGATAIANCDGTSTINCSFTLTSGRGIYVIPGAQITYHWEITDAAGDRTSTDERLYAHEDTRFNFFELTEGNVTVFYHLATEDEAAAVLRAAIEGIERTGSLEQATVPFPVKIFLYETAAEMQPAIVSGGGQGVTVLGEVLYSDTAMVSADTATLDITRHEIAHIVTREATRGPFDIPGWLNEGISVFVQNAPLPGHQSALDTAIANDRTLTMPQLNSSATGGSAGTVGVYYGQSGSMVRYLVETYGEEQFAELLRTFKAGSRIDNAFETVYGFDQAGLENEWRGFVGLPPRVAAPTVTPAPDDEEARGEATSSPGDSDGSASSGGSDGDGGGTMIAYAIIGVLALATLGTIVYSASVIRSRW; this is encoded by the coding sequence GTGCGGCGTAGCGTCCTAGCGCTTCTCGCGATCCTCGTCGCGCTCTCGATGCAGGCGCCGTTTGCGACGCAGACGCGCGCGCAGGAGGGCGTGAACATCATCTCCGACGCGGCGCGCAACGACTTCCCGACCGGCGTCACGTTCACGCTGTCGTTCACCGCGGCGTCGCAACCCGAAGAGGTGCGCCTGAGCTATGAGCTGGCGCCCGACGGCACCGGCGCCACGGCGATCGCGAACTGCGACGGCACATCGACGATCAACTGCTCGTTCACGCTGACGAGCGGGCGCGGCATCTACGTCATCCCCGGCGCGCAGATCACGTATCACTGGGAGATCACCGACGCGGCCGGCGACCGCACGTCGACGGACGAGCGGCTCTACGCGCACGAGGACACGCGCTTCAACTTCTTCGAGCTGACGGAGGGCAACGTCACCGTCTTCTACCATCTGGCCACGGAGGACGAAGCGGCGGCTGTGCTGCGCGCCGCGATCGAGGGCATCGAACGCACCGGCAGCCTCGAACAGGCGACGGTGCCGTTTCCGGTGAAGATCTTCCTGTACGAGACCGCGGCGGAGATGCAGCCCGCGATCGTCTCGGGCGGCGGGCAGGGCGTGACGGTGCTCGGCGAAGTGCTGTACTCCGACACCGCCATGGTCTCCGCCGACACCGCGACGCTCGACATCACCCGCCACGAGATCGCGCACATCGTGACGCGCGAAGCGACGCGTGGCCCGTTCGACATTCCCGGCTGGCTCAACGAGGGCATCTCGGTGTTCGTGCAAAACGCGCCACTGCCGGGCCACCAGAGCGCGCTCGACACGGCGATCGCGAACGACCGGACGCTCACGATGCCGCAGCTCAATTCGTCGGCGACGGGCGGCAGCGCGGGCACCGTCGGCGTGTACTACGGGCAGTCGGGCTCGATGGTGCGCTATCTCGTCGAGACGTATGGCGAGGAGCAGTTCGCCGAATTGCTGCGCACATTCAAGGCGGGGTCGCGCATCGACAACGCGTTCGAGACCGTGTACGGCTTCGACCAGGCCGGACTCGAAAACGAATGGCGCGGGTTCGTCGGCCTGCCGCCACGCGTCGCCGCGCCGACCGTCACGCCGGCGCCAGACGACGAAGAGGCACGGGGCGAAGCTACGTCATCGCCGGGTGACAGCGACGGCTCCGCATCATCGGGCGGTAGTGACGGCGACGGCGGCGGCACGATGATCGCGTACGCGATCATCGGCGTGCTCGCGCTCGCAACGCTCGGCACCATCGTGTATTCGGCGAGTGTGATCCGCAGCCGGTGGTAA
- the prfB gene encoding peptide chain release factor 2 (programmed frameshift) → MQELRERLIGLKERIAHVMARLDIASLASEAETLGQQSAEPGFWDDPESAQTTMKRIAQLRARVDTWRGLETRVNDGLELLELAAADGDEATAADVARDADGIESQLDDLEFELTFSGEYDDRNAIFAVHAGAGGTESQDWAEMLLRMFLRWAEKRGFTTDIVDLMPGEEAGIKSATVEVTGPHAFGYMKGERGVHRLVRLSPFDSEHKRHTSFALVEVMPEAGSHAEVTINPDDLRVDVFRAGGHGGQNVQKNSTAIRITHLPTGLVVTCQNERSQGRNRESAMRVLEARLLALELQKHADEQAKIKGDHVSAGWSNQIRSYVLHPYKMVKDHRTGQETSDAQKVLDGDLDEFIKAYLKSTVGANSAA, encoded by the exons ATGCAGGAGCTACGCGAGCGGCTGATCGGGCTCAAAGAGCGCATTGCGCATGTCATGGCGCGTCTT GACATCGCCTCACTAGCCTCCGAAGCTGAAACCCTCGGACAGCAGTCCGCCGAACCCGGGTTCTGGGACGATCCCGAGTCCGCGCAGACCACCATGAAGCGCATCGCGCAGTTGCGGGCGCGCGTCGATACGTGGCGCGGACTCGAGACGCGCGTCAACGACGGACTCGAACTGCTCGAACTGGCCGCCGCCGATGGCGACGAAGCCACCGCCGCAGACGTCGCGCGCGACGCCGACGGCATCGAATCGCAGCTCGACGACCTGGAGTTCGAGCTGACTTTCTCGGGCGAGTACGACGACCGCAACGCCATCTTCGCGGTACACGCGGGCGCCGGCGGCACCGAGTCGCAGGACTGGGCGGAGATGCTGCTGCGCATGTTCCTCCGCTGGGCCGAGAAGCGCGGCTTTACGACCGACATCGTCGACCTGATGCCCGGCGAAGAGGCCGGCATCAAGAGCGCGACCGTCGAGGTCACCGGGCCGCACGCGTTCGGCTACATGAAGGGCGAGCGCGGCGTCCACCGGCTCGTGCGGCTGTCGCCGTTCGACTCCGAGCACAAGCGCCATACGTCGTTCGCGCTCGTCGAAGTGATGCCCGAGGCAGGCAGCCACGCCGAGGTGACGATCAACCCCGACGACCTGCGCGTCGACGTCTTTCGCGCGGGCGGGCACGGCGGTCAGAACGTGCAGAAGAACTCGACGGCGATCCGCATCACGCACCTGCCGACGGGGCTCGTCGTCACGTGCCAGAACGAGCGCTCGCAGGGGCGCAACCGTGAGTCGGCTATGCGCGTCCTCGAAGCGCGGCTGCTCGCGCTCGAACTGCAGAAGCACGCCGATGAGCAGGCGAAGATCAAGGGCGATCACGTGAGCGCCGGCTGGTCGAACCAGATCCGCAGCTACGTGCTGCACCCGTACAAGATGGTGAAGGACCACCGCACCGGCCAGGAGACCAGCGACGCACAGAAGGTCCTCGACGGCGACCTCGACGAGTTCATCAAGGCATATCTCAAGTCGACGGTGGGGGCGAACAGTGCGGCGTAG
- a CDS encoding methyltransferase domain-containing protein — MDRDEALEHLRPYIEKARGFSGWMHNVRVRPPDLPLPWDYAQIVAEAAEGATAALDLGTGGGERVAAMRQSLPDRMYATEEWHVNAPVAYRRLAPLGIPVVRCSSLDIPFADATFDLVLSRHEDFSTSDVARILRPGGRFVTQQVGHDDWREVRAWFPEAVDFGDHFHRYQDEFAAIGIPVERAERHEYTAVYETFGDFVYLLLTAPWMLPDLDVERDIDRLLAMYDALRTPDGGIAVREVREVIVVMKRFL; from the coding sequence ATGGATCGCGACGAAGCCCTCGAACACCTCCGCCCCTACATCGAGAAGGCGCGCGGATTCTCCGGCTGGATGCATAACGTCCGCGTGCGGCCGCCCGACCTGCCGCTGCCATGGGACTACGCGCAGATCGTTGCCGAGGCCGCGGAAGGGGCGACGGCGGCGCTCGATCTCGGCACCGGCGGCGGCGAGCGCGTCGCGGCCATGCGGCAGTCGCTGCCGGACCGCATGTACGCGACCGAAGAGTGGCACGTCAACGCGCCGGTCGCGTATCGGAGGCTGGCGCCGCTTGGCATTCCCGTCGTGCGATGCTCCAGCCTGGACATCCCGTTCGCCGACGCGACGTTCGACCTGGTGCTGAGCCGCCACGAAGACTTCTCGACATCCGACGTCGCGCGCATCCTGCGGCCGGGCGGCCGCTTCGTGACGCAGCAGGTCGGCCACGATGACTGGCGCGAGGTCCGCGCGTGGTTCCCGGAGGCCGTCGACTTTGGCGACCACTTCCATCGCTACCAGGACGAGTTTGCGGCGATCGGCATCCCCGTCGAGCGGGCGGAGCGCCACGAGTACACCGCCGTCTACGAGACGTTCGGCGACTTCGTGTACCTGCTGCTCACGGCGCCGTGGATGCTGCCGGACCTCGACGTCGAGCGCGACATCGACCGCCTGCTCGCCATGTACGACGCGCTGCGGACGCCGGACGGTGGGATCGCGGTGAGGGAAGTGCGGGAGGTGATCGTGGTGATGAAGCGGTTTCTTTAG
- a CDS encoding glycosyltransferase family 87 protein, giving the protein MLRQAARAATRGTIEHGRPLDARRVSIARAAAWVRTRSARWWLCALLSTVGIVEAVQLAFAFFGDRSLIFYGYDFPAFYAAAHMVADGSGHLIYDVEAVGRRELEIVGAPVGGTGVLAYFNPPFFALLLAPLSLVSIDRAFQLWTLFNLALLAASVLMLRALTPELSRKARWTLILAFVTLVPITYGLAHGQFSLILLTSWSGAYLLLRRNHDAWAGAALAPLLIKPELLIVVAIYVAWKRRWAVFATLAPITVAAVLVSLWVAGLASAIDYPAYLMDSTQWHGAGVTSRLMFDWNGIVAMAWDAPASRLRLALVAVLSIATVVLAARAWRGGFDARSGRFELQWLTLTIATILVDPHFYLQDTIMLALPAFAFLNAVERDQRRRIVLVMVLGWMLLALGTFPNEHLRVNLVGLYLLGCFAFLLWWPRMAPETRFARVAA; this is encoded by the coding sequence ATGTTGAGGCAGGCCGCACGCGCTGCGACGCGAGGCACGATCGAGCACGGCCGCCCGCTCGACGCGCGTCGTGTCTCGATTGCGCGCGCGGCGGCGTGGGTGCGCACACGGAGCGCACGTTGGTGGCTCTGCGCGCTGCTCAGTACGGTCGGAATCGTCGAAGCCGTGCAACTCGCGTTCGCGTTCTTCGGCGACCGCAGCCTGATCTTCTACGGCTACGACTTTCCAGCGTTCTACGCCGCCGCCCACATGGTCGCCGATGGCTCCGGCCATCTCATCTACGACGTCGAAGCGGTCGGACGCCGAGAGTTAGAGATCGTCGGCGCGCCGGTCGGCGGCACCGGCGTGCTCGCGTACTTCAACCCGCCGTTCTTCGCCCTGCTGCTCGCGCCCCTCTCCCTCGTGTCGATCGATCGCGCGTTCCAGCTCTGGACCCTGTTCAATCTCGCGCTGCTCGCCGCAAGCGTGCTGATGCTGCGCGCCCTGACGCCGGAGTTGTCCCGCAAGGCGCGCTGGACGCTGATCCTCGCGTTCGTGACGCTCGTGCCGATCACCTACGGCCTGGCGCACGGGCAGTTCTCGCTGATCCTGCTCACGTCATGGTCCGGCGCATATCTGCTGCTGCGCCGCAACCACGATGCGTGGGCGGGCGCCGCGCTTGCGCCCCTGCTCATCAAGCCGGAACTGCTGATCGTCGTCGCGATCTACGTCGCCTGGAAGCGGCGATGGGCCGTCTTCGCGACGCTCGCTCCCATCACCGTCGCTGCGGTGCTGGTCTCGCTGTGGGTCGCGGGGCTCGCCTCGGCGATCGACTATCCGGCGTACCTGATGGACAGCACGCAGTGGCACGGCGCCGGCGTCACGAGCCGGCTGATGTTCGACTGGAACGGCATCGTTGCGATGGCGTGGGACGCGCCCGCGTCACGGCTGCGGCTGGCGCTCGTGGCCGTGCTGTCGATCGCGACGGTCGTGCTGGCGGCGCGCGCATGGCGCGGCGGCTTCGACGCGCGGTCCGGACGCTTCGAACTGCAATGGTTGACCCTAACGATCGCGACGATCCTCGTCGACCCGCATTTCTACCTGCAAGACACGATCATGCTCGCGCTGCCGGCGTTCGCGTTCCTCAACGCCGTCGAGCGAGACCAGCGCAGGCGAATCGTGCTGGTCATGGTGCTTGGATGGATGCTGCTCGCGCTCGGCACGTTTCCGAACGAGCACCTTCGCGTCAATCTCGTGGGGTTGTATCTTCTCGGCTGCTTCGCGTTTCTGCTGTGGTGGCCGCGGATGGCCCCGGAGACGCGTTTCGCTCGCGTAGCCGCTTGA
- a CDS encoding DedA family protein, with product MGLLDGITEWVRDVVEAAHYPGVAAMIALENIFPPIPSELVLPLGGFLAAQGDFPGPPVIAIPLTIVAATIGSLIGAVVLYAFGAIVSEARVRAFMRDYGKYFLVSEDDYNRAESWFTDHGTQAVFIGRCIPGIRSIISIPAGVERMPMPQFLLFTAAGSAIWNTALIGAGAALGDQWERASDYVGVATYVVVALVVAAVAWFVIKRLRERNASPGPSAATTAETRSSREDTTPRD from the coding sequence ATGGGGCTGCTGGACGGGATCACCGAATGGGTGCGCGACGTCGTCGAGGCGGCGCACTATCCCGGCGTCGCCGCCATGATTGCCCTCGAAAACATCTTCCCGCCGATCCCGTCGGAACTCGTGCTGCCGCTAGGCGGCTTCCTCGCCGCGCAGGGTGACTTTCCCGGCCCGCCTGTGATCGCGATCCCGCTGACGATCGTTGCCGCGACGATCGGCTCGCTGATCGGCGCCGTCGTGCTCTACGCGTTCGGCGCGATCGTCAGCGAGGCGCGCGTGCGGGCGTTCATGCGCGACTACGGCAAGTACTTCCTGGTCTCGGAGGACGACTACAACCGCGCCGAGAGCTGGTTCACGGACCACGGCACGCAGGCCGTCTTCATCGGCCGCTGCATCCCCGGCATTCGCAGCATCATCTCGATCCCGGCGGGCGTCGAGCGCATGCCGATGCCGCAGTTCCTGCTCTTCACGGCCGCGGGCAGCGCGATCTGGAACACGGCCTTGATTGGCGCCGGCGCCGCCCTCGGCGACCAGTGGGAGCGCGCGTCGGACTACGTCGGCGTCGCGACCTACGTCGTGGTGGCGCTCGTTGTCGCTGCCGTGGCGTGGTTCGTCATCAAGCGGCTACGCGAGCGAAACGCGTCTCCGGGGCCATCCGCGGCCACCACAGCAGAAACGCGAAGCAGCCGAGAAGATACAACCCCACGAGATTGA
- the nfi gene encoding deoxyribonuclease V (cleaves DNA at apurinic or apyrimidinic sites) codes for MREHPIENARLRDQHLAAGAIRRRGDGMRVRQLHPWDLSPKDAMRLQSELASQVIREADLDPARVRFVAGADVAFDKLHGRAVGVAVALAYPSLEIVEQVCVETPVTFPYVPGLLSFRETPVLIGAFEQLRTTPDLLMVDGHGYAHPRRFGFACHIGLLLDVPTIGVAKSLLIGEHAGVATERGARANLTHHGETIGAALRTRDGVRLVYVSIGHRISLAGAERWALACTRTYRVPEPTRIADRLAGEMKRRLLEMTLEMVIEQREGEHGRWEWVAEDDAVVFRHDYPPMLTHYGCSTRLISPGDDEWLDIMLIDDRPRDRGERIDVRVIDVLERSDGDHKLLAIPTDVDRRAIAPRLPRLRDDIFAFYVANQRPVTHWGGEDRALAVIRESREP; via the coding sequence ATGCGTGAGCATCCTATCGAAAACGCACGGTTGCGCGATCAGCACCTGGCAGCGGGCGCGATCCGCCGAAGAGGTGATGGTATGCGCGTCCGCCAGCTCCATCCGTGGGACCTCTCGCCGAAAGACGCCATGCGCCTGCAGTCGGAGCTTGCGTCGCAGGTGATCCGCGAAGCCGATCTCGATCCGGCGCGCGTGCGCTTCGTTGCCGGCGCGGACGTGGCATTCGACAAGCTGCATGGTCGCGCGGTAGGCGTCGCCGTCGCGCTCGCGTATCCGTCACTCGAGATCGTCGAACAGGTCTGCGTCGAAACGCCGGTGACGTTTCCGTACGTGCCCGGGCTGCTGTCGTTTCGCGAGACACCGGTGCTGATCGGCGCGTTCGAGCAACTCCGCACGACGCCTGACCTGCTGATGGTCGATGGGCACGGGTACGCGCACCCGCGTCGCTTCGGGTTCGCATGTCACATCGGGCTGCTGCTCGACGTGCCGACGATCGGCGTCGCCAAGTCGCTGCTGATCGGCGAGCACGCGGGTGTGGCGACGGAGCGCGGGGCGCGCGCCAACCTCACGCACCACGGCGAGACGATCGGCGCCGCGTTGCGCACGCGCGATGGCGTACGCCTGGTCTACGTCTCGATCGGCCACCGCATATCGCTCGCCGGGGCGGAGCGGTGGGCGCTGGCGTGCACGCGCACGTACCGCGTGCCGGAACCGACGCGCATCGCCGACCGGCTCGCTGGCGAGATGAAGCGCCGCCTGCTCGAGATGACGCTGGAGATGGTGATCGAGCAGCGCGAGGGCGAGCACGGGCGCTGGGAGTGGGTCGCCGAGGACGACGCGGTGGTCTTTCGTCACGACTACCCGCCGATGCTCACGCACTACGGTTGCTCGACGCGGCTGATCAGCCCAGGCGACGACGAGTGGCTCGACATCATGCTCATCGACGACCGGCCGCGGGACCGCGGCGAGCGCATCGACGTGCGCGTCATCGACGTGCTCGAACGGAGCGACGGCGACCACAAGCTCCTCGCGATCCCCACCGACGTCGACCGGCGAGCGATCGCGCCGCGGCTGCCGCGGTTGCGCGACGACATCTTCGCGTTTTACGTCGCGAACCAGCGCCCCGTCACGCACTGGGGCGGCGAAGATCGCGCGCTGGCGGTGATCCGCGAGTCACGTGAGCCGTAG
- a CDS encoding phosphotransferase produces MQPHPNAPSPDEQLVRKWSLTPVEYLGGHANQHWRVESGGRSMVLTRYADRFHDIDYQLRLLARLRELRWPVPEAVDEPARVEGRTWCLFTWLPGAARWPHPDREERRARGRLLAELHDATAQLGSLRQRDGYALSDELIRDPELPPLLRDYELIRPVEGRILLRYLEHALACFDRIGPIHAETIVLHGDFSPWNLLFEGNNLTGVLDFEFAHLNYRVADFALSWRGYQDDVIEGYEEVRRLTDLDWELLLPAYWSWLFMGVKDEIKAITSGRKPAHDFGWQIRHLLKRSELAGRHAAYPE; encoded by the coding sequence ATGCAACCTCACCCTAACGCACCATCGCCGGACGAACAGCTCGTGCGCAAATGGAGCCTCACCCCGGTCGAATACCTGGGTGGCCATGCTAATCAGCACTGGCGCGTAGAGTCGGGTGGGCGGAGCATGGTGCTCACCAGGTACGCGGATCGGTTTCACGACATCGACTACCAGCTGCGTCTGCTCGCGCGTCTGCGGGAACTGCGATGGCCGGTGCCGGAGGCTGTCGACGAGCCTGCGCGAGTTGAGGGCCGCACCTGGTGTCTGTTCACGTGGCTTCCCGGTGCCGCCAGATGGCCGCATCCTGACCGTGAGGAGAGACGCGCGCGCGGACGCCTGCTCGCCGAGTTGCATGACGCCACCGCTCAACTAGGCAGCTTGCGACAACGCGACGGCTACGCCCTGTCCGACGAACTGATCCGCGATCCGGAACTGCCTCCGTTGCTGCGCGACTACGAACTCATCCGTCCCGTCGAGGGGCGCATCCTTCTGCGATATCTTGAACACGCGCTCGCGTGCTTCGACCGCATCGGACCGATACATGCCGAGACGATCGTGTTGCACGGCGACTTCAGCCCATGGAATCTTCTGTTCGAGGGCAACAACCTGACGGGCGTGCTCGATTTCGAGTTCGCGCACCTGAACTACCGCGTCGCTGACTTCGCGCTGTCCTGGCGCGGTTACCAGGACGACGTAATCGAGGGATACGAGGAAGTGCGCAGGCTCACCGATCTCGACTGGGAGCTTCTCCTCCCTGCGTACTGGTCGTGGCTCTTCATGGGCGTCAAGGACGAAATCAAAGCGATCACTTCCGGACGGAAACCGGCGCATGACTTCGGGTGGCAGATCAGGCATCTCTTGAAGCGGTCGGAGTTGGCCGGGCGCCACGCGGCGTATCCGGAGTGA
- a CDS encoding thiamine pyrophosphate-binding protein, whose translation MAQIDGGDLVARMLKREGIDTIFTLSGGHIQNIYDGCIDEGIRIIDTRHEQSAGHAAEGYSRLTRKCGVAVVTAGPGVTDTVTAVATAYQNASPLLVIGGAAPLRTSLMGALQEIPGTVEMMRPITKWSATIPFTHRIPDYLAQAFRIALTGRYGPVFLEIPSDILFGRVEEEQTKLPEGYRTEGKTQGDAALIKRAAQMLANAERPVVMGGTGVYWSDAGGALRELAEKVQAPIYLNDMGRGTVSQEHPQFMSRTRRTALGEADVVLFAGTMFDFRLRYGGSIGPQAQIISIDIDPNELGRNRGIDVGIEGDPKSALMQITAEIGARTVRHDEWISKLRDGETKVLELRQKWLHSDNSPIHPLRLCNEMAKFVDENTIVVGDGGDIVATASQVLPVNQPGQFMGPGPLGTLGVGTGFCIAAKSVHPKKRVLMVNGDGSFGLNGFDFDTLVRFDMPVVAVVGNDRQWGQILVGQAKMYGEERVVATRLGDNARYDKVVEALGGHGEFVTEADDIFPAIERAFASGKPACVNVIIDQKPDGVAGGYEFLG comes from the coding sequence ATGGCACAGATTGACGGCGGCGACCTCGTCGCGCGGATGCTCAAGCGCGAGGGCATCGACACGATCTTCACGCTCTCCGGCGGGCACATCCAGAACATCTACGACGGCTGCATCGACGAAGGGATCCGCATCATCGATACGCGGCACGAGCAGTCTGCGGGGCATGCGGCGGAGGGGTACAGCCGCCTGACGCGCAAATGCGGCGTCGCGGTCGTGACGGCGGGGCCGGGCGTCACCGATACCGTGACCGCCGTGGCGACGGCCTACCAGAACGCGAGCCCGCTGCTGGTGATCGGCGGCGCGGCGCCGCTGCGCACGTCGCTGATGGGAGCGCTGCAGGAGATCCCCGGCACCGTCGAGATGATGCGCCCGATCACGAAGTGGTCGGCGACGATCCCGTTCACCCACCGCATCCCCGACTACCTGGCGCAGGCGTTCCGCATCGCGCTCACGGGGCGATACGGGCCGGTGTTCCTGGAGATCCCTTCGGACATCCTCTTCGGCCGCGTCGAAGAAGAACAGACGAAGCTGCCCGAGGGATACCGCACCGAGGGCAAGACGCAGGGCGACGCGGCGTTGATCAAGCGCGCCGCGCAGATGCTGGCGAACGCCGAACGGCCCGTCGTGATGGGCGGCACGGGCGTCTACTGGTCGGACGCCGGAGGGGCGTTGCGGGAACTTGCGGAGAAGGTCCAGGCGCCGATCTACCTCAACGACATGGGACGCGGCACGGTCAGCCAGGAGCACCCGCAGTTCATGAGCCGTACGCGGCGCACGGCGCTCGGCGAGGCCGACGTCGTGCTCTTCGCCGGCACGATGTTCGACTTCCGGCTGCGATACGGCGGCAGCATCGGGCCGCAGGCGCAGATCATCTCGATCGATATCGACCCGAACGAACTCGGGCGCAACCGCGGCATCGACGTCGGCATCGAAGGCGACCCGAAGAGCGCGCTGATGCAGATTACGGCGGAGATCGGCGCGCGCACGGTGCGTCACGACGAGTGGATCTCGAAACTGCGCGATGGCGAGACAAAGGTCCTCGAGCTGCGGCAGAAGTGGCTGCACTCCGACAACTCGCCGATCCATCCGCTGCGCCTGTGCAACGAGATGGCGAAGTTCGTCGACGAGAATACGATCGTCGTGGGCGACGGCGGCGATATCGTCGCGACGGCGTCGCAGGTGCTGCCGGTCAATCAACCGGGACAGTTCATGGGGCCGGGCCCGCTCGGCACGCTCGGTGTCGGCACGGGCTTCTGCATCGCGGCGAAGAGCGTGCATCCCAAGAAGCGCGTGCTGATGGTGAACGGCGACGGGTCGTTCGGGCTCAACGGCTTCGACTTCGACACGTTGGTGCGGTTTGACATGCCGGTGGTGGCCGTCGTGGGCAATGACCGCCAGTGGGGCCAGATCCTCGTCGGGCAGGCGAAGATGTACGGCGAGGAGCGCGTCGTGGCGACGCGTCTGGGCGACAACGCCCGCTACGACAAGGTCGTCGAGGCGCTCGGCGGCCACGGCGAATTCGTGACGGAAGCGGACGACATCTTCCCCGCGATCGAGCGCGCGTTCGCGAGCGGCAAGCCGGCCTGCGTAAACGTTATCATCGACCAGAAGCCGGACGGCGTCGCCGGCGGCTACGAGTTCCTTGGCTGA